A stretch of the Crocinitomicaceae bacterium genome encodes the following:
- a CDS encoding GNAT family N-acetyltransferase, with amino-acid sequence MTSSPSIIRPATKSDVGDVLKLIRELAMYENAAQEVSNTEQQLTEDLFGNNSVCESIVAVHKNQVVGFALFYTAYSTWKGKCLYLEDLYVQENFRRAGIGKKLFDYILQLAKTRNMKRLSWQVLDWNEPAIEFYKKYHAELDPEWINGKIRLDQ; translated from the coding sequence ATGACTTCATCACCAAGCATAATCAGACCGGCAACTAAATCAGATGTTGGAGATGTGCTGAAATTGATTCGTGAACTTGCTATGTATGAAAACGCCGCACAAGAAGTTTCAAATACTGAACAGCAACTTACTGAAGATTTGTTTGGAAACAACTCCGTTTGTGAAAGCATTGTTGCTGTGCACAAAAATCAAGTAGTTGGTTTTGCTCTTTTCTATACAGCTTATTCAACATGGAAAGGAAAATGTCTTTACCTTGAAGATTTGTACGTGCAAGAAAATTTCAGACGTGCAGGCATTGGAAAAAAACTGTTTGACTATATTCTGCAATTAGCAAAAACTCGCAACATGAAAAGGTTATCATGGCAAGTACTGGATTGGAATGAACCCGCTATTGAATTTTACAAAAAATATCACGCGGAACTTGATCCGGAGTGGATTAACGGAAAGATCAGATTGGATCAGTGA
- a CDS encoding polyprenyl synthetase family protein — MNNLEVYLKLTEKAVSEIQLPKTPALLYEPMQYILSLGGKRMRPVLTLMSCNAFGKPAEQSMNAALAVELFHNFSLIHDDIMDAAPLRRGKATVHTKWNTHVGILSGDGMLIEAYKKLNTYSPEVSHALIEVFNKTATEVCEGQQLDMDFEKRSDVTLKEYIEMIRLKTSVLLGCSLQFGAIVAQRDLSDQEKIYQFGVNLGISFQIQDDLLDLYGDSTKVGKQTGGDILANKKTFLVLKAFEQADQRQKEALQTMLTENNPEKKLAAAKRCFEQLNIKTETESAIKYYHDIALKNLREIKISDEARQPLEELAAFLLNRDH; from the coding sequence ATGAATAATTTAGAAGTTTATCTCAAACTGACTGAAAAAGCTGTTTCAGAAATTCAGCTCCCCAAAACACCTGCACTGTTGTATGAACCCATGCAGTATATACTTTCTCTAGGTGGAAAACGCATGAGACCAGTTTTGACTTTGATGTCATGCAATGCTTTTGGAAAACCTGCTGAACAAAGTATGAACGCAGCATTAGCTGTTGAGCTTTTTCATAATTTCAGTTTAATTCATGATGATATCATGGATGCTGCGCCATTGCGCAGAGGTAAAGCAACTGTTCACACAAAATGGAATACCCATGTTGGAATTCTCAGCGGAGATGGAATGCTGATTGAAGCATACAAAAAACTCAACACCTACTCACCTGAAGTTTCTCATGCGCTGATAGAAGTATTTAATAAAACGGCAACTGAAGTGTGTGAAGGTCAGCAACTGGATATGGACTTTGAAAAACGTTCAGATGTAACGTTGAAAGAATACATTGAAATGATTCGTCTCAAAACATCGGTATTGTTAGGCTGTAGTTTACAGTTTGGAGCTATAGTTGCTCAGCGTGATCTTTCTGACCAAGAAAAAATATACCAGTTTGGTGTCAATCTGGGAATATCATTTCAAATACAAGATGACTTGCTTGATTTGTACGGTGACTCAACAAAAGTTGGCAAACAAACCGGCGGTGATATTCTTGCAAATAAAAAAACATTTCTTGTACTAAAGGCATTTGAACAAGCTGATCAGAGACAGAAAGAAGCATTACAAACAATGCTCACAGAAAATAATCCGGAAAAAAAATTAGCCGCAGCTAAACGTTGTTTTGAGCAATTGAATATTAAAACAGAAACTGAATCTGCCATTAAATATTACCACGATATTGCTTTAAAAAATCTGCGTGAAATAAAAATTTCAGATGAAGCACGCCAACCGCTTGAAGAACTGGCTGCGTTTTTGCTTAATCGTGATCACTGA